The genomic stretch TAATTCATTTTTAAACAGCAAAGCCGTAATGCCTGCAAGCAAAATACAAGCTGATAGAGCTATAAAAGTTTGTAAATTCGCTATAGACCAAATAAAAAATCCAAAAGATTTTAATCCAAAATCTATAGGGAGTGGCATAAACACAGAAAAATCAGAATACATGCCTGTGTTAACAGCAGATGAATCAACAATTATCTTTACCAAAGAGTTAGAACATCCAGAAACCACAAATCCATCTGGCTTGCAAGAAGATTTTTACATCAGCAAATATGTGGATGGCGAATGGACTGTTGCTGTTCCTCTAAGTAACAATTTAAACACTCCTGGAAATGAAGGAGCTCATACCATTTCTCCCGATGGAAAAACAATTTACTTTACAGCATGCGACCGCAAAGACGGCAAAGGAAGTTGCGATATTTACATGTCGAAATGGAAAAATGGCGACTGGGACACTCCTGTAAATGTATCAGAAATAAATTCACGTTTTTGGGACTCACAACCAAGTATTTCCCCTGACGGAAAAACATTATATTTTACCTCATCTCGATCTGGCAATATAGATATTTATGTAACCTATTTAAACGATAATGGAAAATGGAGCACCCCTACTCCTTTACCAAAAAATATAAATACACCAGACGAAGATATGTCTCCATTCATTCATCCCGATGGAAAAACATTATACTTTGCTTCATCGGGGCATATTGGAATGGGAGGACTGGATATTTTCTACACGAAATTAAATGATGATTCCACATGGACAGACCCTGTAAACATTGGATATCCAATAAATACGTACAAAGATGAAGCATTCCTTTTTGTTTCTGCATCTGGGGAAAAAGCCTATTTTGCTTCTGGTGAATTGAACGAAAACAATATGGATATTTTCTATTTCGATTTATACAAAGAAGCTAGACCTGATGCAGTTACATATTTAAAAGGTGTTGTAACTGACATGAAAACACAAAATCCAATCGTCGCATCTTTTGAGCTTACAGACTTGAAAAGTGGAAAAATAATTGCAAACTCAAATTCTGATTCCCAAGGAGCTTTTCTGCTATGTATCCCTACGGGAAGAGATTATATGCTGAATGTTTCAAAAGAAAAATATCTATTTTATTCTGAAAATTTCAATTTAGACGGCATTCATTCTAAAACAGAGCCTTTTTTGAAAAACATTGCTTTACAACCTGTAAGCACTGGAGAAATAGTTGTTTTAAATAATATTTTCTTCGATACCGATAAATATGATTTAAAGGAAGAATCTTTTATTGAGCTAGAAAAGCTTAAAACTTTACTTCTAAACAACCCGCAAATGAAAATTGAAATAAGAGGACACACTGACAACACTGGCTCTAAGCAACACAATCAAATACTTTCAGAAAACCGCGCCAAAACTGTTGTTAATTACCTTATTTCAAAAGGAATTAAACCAGAAAGAATTCAATCCAAAGGTTATGGCGACACAATACCTCGCGCTACCAACGACACTCCAGAAGGACGTGCTCTTAACAGAAGAACTGAATTTAAAGTAATTGGCTTGTAATATTTTAAAATCAACAACTTCATTTAGAAAAGAAACACTATGGATTATAAAGTAATATTAATAATATTTTTAGCATATACTTTATTACTTTTTTTCATCACGTGGCTAACAAGCAGAAGAGCAAATAATGAAAGTTATTTTATCGGAAACCGCAAATCTCCATGGTTTGTTGTTGCTTATGGCATGATAGGCGCCTCCTTGTCTGGCGTAACCTACATGTCAGTGCCAGGGATGGTGGAACAACACAGCTTTTCATATTTTATGGTTGTGCTTGGATTTTTTGTAGGATATCAAATTATCGCATTTGTGCTACTTCCTCTTTATTACAGGCTAAATCTGACCTCAATATACACTTATCTAGACAAACGATTTGGCAACACATCTTACAAAACGGGCTCATTGCTGTTTATTATTTCCCGCCTTTTAGGAGCATCTATGAGAATGTTTTTGGTTGTTTTAATTTTACAAAACTTTCTTTTTAATGATATTGGAATTCCTTTTGCTGTAACAGCCACAATTTTTATTTTATTAGTTTTAATCTATACTTTCCAAGGTGGCATTAAAACAATTATTTGGACAGACACCTTACAAACAACTTTCATGCTTGGAGCTTTAGTATATACACTATTTGCCATAGCATCACAACTTGATTTAAGCATAGGCGGTCTTTTTTCAACTATTGCAGATAGCGAATACAGCACCATTATAAATTGCGATTATAATTCCAAAGACCATTGGCTAAAGCAATTTTTAAGCGGAATTTTCATAACTGTTACAATGACTGGACTTGACCAAGAAATGATGCAAAAAAACTTGAGCTGCAAAAACATTCGAGACGCACAAAAAAACATGGTATCTTTTAGCTTTATAGTAGTTGGAGTTACACTTTTATTCTTAGCCTTAGGTGCAGCCCTTTATATCTATACAGACACCATGAATATTCAGCGTCCTGCCCTTGCAGATGACTTGTTTGCAACTGTTAGCTTCAAGTATTTGCCACCTTTAGCTGGATTTGTTTTCTTTATAGGACTCATCTCTGCGGCGTATCCTAGCGCTGACGGAGCCGTTACCTCACTAACCACAGCGTTTTCAATTGATATTCTTAAAATTGAAAAATATAAAAGCGAAAAGTTAAAAAAGCGAATTAGACTAATTGTGCATTTTTCATTTGCAGCAGTATTACTTGGATTAATCATCTTTTTTAATTTTATAAACGACAGGAGTATTATTGATAAATTATTCACAATTGCAGGATACACCTACGGTCCATTACTTGGACTATATGCTTTCGGGCTTTATACCAAAAGAAAGATAAAAGATAGTTTAGTTTTTATCCCTGTGATAATAGCTCCAATATTTTGCTACATACTTGCAAACAACAGCAAAAGCTGGTTTAATGGCTATCAGATTGGCTTTGAGTTGATAATAATTAATGGATTAATTACTATTATAGGTCTATTGCTACTCTCAACAAAAGAAAAATTGGATTTTAAGGAAGTGAAATAAGGCTATGTCCTGAAAAGCATGTTATATTTTATTTCGCTTGTTGTGTTTTCGGTCGTTTCATATGGTTATGGTAACGTAAAGTGCTGATAATCAAGCAGTTACGTGGCTATGACTGCGGCGGCGTAAAGTGCTGATAATCACATAGTTACGTTTGCCCGCCTGCTTGGTGTCCGCACCAGCCTAAGTCGTTGATAATCAGAGAGTTGCAAGCCGCCGCCGCTTTGCCTGTCTTGCTTTGCTTGCCCGCGACCACCTAAATTGCTGATAATCAACAAGTTGTGTGTACTAGCTGATTTAAATTGGCTTTTCTGCAAAATTTTTTGTAAATTTTAAACTACAAAAAATTTTGCAGAAAAAATTAGCGGATAAGTTTTTTTGTGTACCCTGTTTCGCTCGAGCCTGCGTAAACCACTGGTAATCAAGCAGTTACAAGTCGCCGACCCGTCCACCCACCTAAATCATTGACAATCAGGTAGTTACACAACGCCGCCACAACTCAACACTAAAAACCATTTTGATTTCGGACTTTCCGCCATTGCAAGTCATTGATTATCATACAGTTACAGAGCAGCTGCGACTTTCAAACTTTACAAACCCTTCAACAAGTTCAGGGCATCGCTTTACAAACTAAGACCCAGCAAGTCCTTAATAAAAAAGCACTTACAAATCAATCCGTATTTTCACCTATTTTTTGGTACGTAATTTGTGAAATTTATTTTTTTTAGAAAATATATAAACGTATCTTTACACGATAAAACATCAAGAAAATGAGACTACTGAAAACAAGAACTATAATATTTTTCCTGCTATATTTCTTTTCTGCTACATGTGTTTTTTCTCAGCAAATTGATAGCCTTTTTTCAGAATACAGCAAGTACTCAAATAAAAAGGATAATATTCCATTATGCAATACTTTATTGGAATTATTATATAAAGAAGATTGTTTAGAAAAACAATACTATTTTTCCGAATACACTCCAGAAGATAGCATTAAAATCACCATACATTATGGTATTGCAGAATATTATTTTGCAAAATCAAATTACACAGAATCCATAAGTAATGCAGAGCTTTCTTTAAAAAAGAGTATTGAAAACAACGACACATTATATACAATAAACAATAATAATGTACTATCATGTTGTTATCAACGCATTGGCAACTTCGATAAAGCCTTAGAATCAGCTCAGAAATCATTGTTTTTATCACGACTTTCTAAGGATATCGAAAATGAAAGCTCCACGCTAAATAATATTGGCACCATATACATATATTTAAAGCAACCCCAAAAAAGTGTAATTTATTTAAACGATGCTTTAAAAATAGAACGCCTATTAAAACGAGAAGACAAGCTAGCAACAAGGCTAAGCAATTTAGCAGAAGCTTATCTAATGCTAAATGAACCCAAAAAAGCTCTATCTTTAATAACAGAGGCTATTAGCATTGACAAAAAAGCAGGAAGACTAAATAAAGTTGGCATAAGGCTTAGCGTTTTAGGTAATATATACAACGAATTAAGCGACTACAAAAATGCAGAAAAAGCATATAAAGAATCCATACAAATTTTTGAAGAAACAAAAAATATGGCTTCCATGGCTATTTCATTATATCAGTTAGGAATGTTAAAGCTAAATAATAATGAAAACAACGATGCCATTAATTATTTGGATAGATGTAAAGCTGTAAGCGATTCTTTTAATTTAACTTATATGCAAGCTAAGGCTCTTTACGGAAAATACAAAACATATAAAAATATTGGCAATAACAACCTAGCTCTGAGCAACTTAGAAGAATATTTGATTGTAAACGATTCTATTTTCAAAATGGAAATGCAAAAACAAGTTGCCAACTTTCAGGTACAATACGAACTACAAGAAAAAGTTGCACAAATAGCAATTAATGAAAAAATGCTAAAGCGCTCACAATATATAAGTCAAATTCTTTTAATTACATCAATATCTATTGTTATTATTTGCATTTTGCTTTATCTTTTTGCAAGAAACAAACAAAAATATTCAAAGAAACTTGAAGAAATCAATAATTCTAAAGACAAGCTTTTTTCGATTCTATCGCATGATTTAAAAAGTCCTGCAATTGCTCAGAAAATGATTATTGAAAGCACTATAAATAATATTGACAACCTTAAAGATACAGAACTTAAGAAAATTTTCACATCTCTACGAGACGCATCTGAAGCTCAATTATCACTAATTCAAAATTTAAAAGAATGGGCAAACTTACAAACTAGAGAAACAAAATCAACTCCTGTCGTATTTGATTTAAACACAATTATAAAAGATATTATTTCTCTTTACGAAATATCTGCAAAGCAAAAAAACATTGATATAAAACTTGAAATTCCTGGCAATTGCATCGTATATACCGACAAACAGCAAACAAGCACAGTTCTTAGAAATCTAATAAATAATGCAATAAAATTTTCACATGAAGGAATGCCTGTTTTTATAACTGTAAAAGAAAAAAACAGCACTGTATTCGTGTCTATAAAAGACAATGGCATTGGCTTAAATGAAGAGCAAATAAAAAGTATTTTCAATTTAGGAAAACCTATACAGCGTGATGGAGCCAAAGGTGAGAAAGGAAGCGGACTTGGTCTTTTAATTTGCATTGATATATTAAAAAAGAATAAATCAAATCTTAAAATTGAAAGTCAGGAAAACAAAGGAACAGAAATGAGTTTTGAACTTCAAAAGCCATAAAATGTTTTAATTTGTAAATAAGAAAACGTATGAGTGTAGAAAAAATATCAATTATCTTAGTTGACGACCATGAGCTTTTTAGAATTGGGCTAAAATCGACTATAAAAATGGTTGATAGTGATTATGATTTTTGCGTTATAAATGAAGCCAGTAACGGAAAAGAGTTTTTCAAACTACTTGAAAATGGCATAAAACCTGATATTGTTTTACTAGATATAATATTACCAGACATTAATGGAATTGAAATCGCAAAAACATTACGAAAATCATATCCCGACATAAAAATAATAATGCTTTCATCTGAAGTTTCTGAAGAAATAATTTCAGAGTTAATTAATATAAATATAAACGGATATTTAAGCAAAACATCACAAACAAACGAAATAAA from Bacteroidales bacterium encodes the following:
- a CDS encoding OmpA family protein, which produces MKYLFIFSMMFFIPFLAFSQENLSSKNKKALREYAEGMTFLDGYKYQEAEKAFIKSIELDKKFIEAYIMLATLYEEQKKYSESLEYYDKSFQLDEKFYPKNFFYAGNLALKIGEYEKALSYFNSFLNSKAVMPASKIQADRAIKVCKFAIDQIKNPKDFNPKSIGSGINTEKSEYMPVLTADESTIIFTKELEHPETTNPSGLQEDFYISKYVDGEWTVAVPLSNNLNTPGNEGAHTISPDGKTIYFTACDRKDGKGSCDIYMSKWKNGDWDTPVNVSEINSRFWDSQPSISPDGKTLYFTSSRSGNIDIYVTYLNDNGKWSTPTPLPKNINTPDEDMSPFIHPDGKTLYFASSGHIGMGGLDIFYTKLNDDSTWTDPVNIGYPINTYKDEAFLFVSASGEKAYFASGELNENNMDIFYFDLYKEARPDAVTYLKGVVTDMKTQNPIVASFELTDLKSGKIIANSNSDSQGAFLLCIPTGRDYMLNVSKEKYLFYSENFNLDGIHSKTEPFLKNIALQPVSTGEIVVLNNIFFDTDKYDLKEESFIELEKLKTLLLNNPQMKIEIRGHTDNTGSKQHNQILSENRAKTVVNYLISKGIKPERIQSKGYGDTIPRATNDTPEGRALNRRTEFKVIGL
- a CDS encoding sodium:solute symporter, with the translated sequence MDYKVILIIFLAYTLLLFFITWLTSRRANNESYFIGNRKSPWFVVAYGMIGASLSGVTYMSVPGMVEQHSFSYFMVVLGFFVGYQIIAFVLLPLYYRLNLTSIYTYLDKRFGNTSYKTGSLLFIISRLLGASMRMFLVVLILQNFLFNDIGIPFAVTATIFILLVLIYTFQGGIKTIIWTDTLQTTFMLGALVYTLFAIASQLDLSIGGLFSTIADSEYSTIINCDYNSKDHWLKQFLSGIFITVTMTGLDQEMMQKNLSCKNIRDAQKNMVSFSFIVVGVTLLFLALGAALYIYTDTMNIQRPALADDLFATVSFKYLPPLAGFVFFIGLISAAYPSADGAVTSLTTAFSIDILKIEKYKSEKLKKRIRLIVHFSFAAVLLGLIIFFNFINDRSIIDKLFTIAGYTYGPLLGLYAFGLYTKRKIKDSLVFIPVIIAPIFCYILANNSKSWFNGYQIGFELIIINGLITIIGLLLLSTKEKLDFKEVK
- a CDS encoding sensor histidine kinase, producing the protein MRLLKTRTIIFFLLYFFSATCVFSQQIDSLFSEYSKYSNKKDNIPLCNTLLELLYKEDCLEKQYYFSEYTPEDSIKITIHYGIAEYYFAKSNYTESISNAELSLKKSIENNDTLYTINNNNVLSCCYQRIGNFDKALESAQKSLFLSRLSKDIENESSTLNNIGTIYIYLKQPQKSVIYLNDALKIERLLKREDKLATRLSNLAEAYLMLNEPKKALSLITEAISIDKKAGRLNKVGIRLSVLGNIYNELSDYKNAEKAYKESIQIFEETKNMASMAISLYQLGMLKLNNNENNDAINYLDRCKAVSDSFNLTYMQAKALYGKYKTYKNIGNNNLALSNLEEYLIVNDSIFKMEMQKQVANFQVQYELQEKVAQIAINEKMLKRSQYISQILLITSISIVIICILLYLFARNKQKYSKKLEEINNSKDKLFSILSHDLKSPAIAQKMIIESTINNIDNLKDTELKKIFTSLRDASEAQLSLIQNLKEWANLQTRETKSTPVVFDLNTIIKDIISLYEISAKQKNIDIKLEIPGNCIVYTDKQQTSTVLRNLINNAIKFSHEGMPVFITVKEKNSTVFVSIKDNGIGLNEEQIKSIFNLGKPIQRDGAKGEKGSGLGLLICIDILKKNKSNLKIESQENKGTEMSFELQKP
- a CDS encoding response regulator transcription factor: MSVEKISIILVDDHELFRIGLKSTIKMVDSDYDFCVINEASNGKEFFKLLENGIKPDIVLLDIILPDINGIEIAKTLRKSYPDIKIIMLSSEVSEEIISELINININGYLSKTSQTNEIKSALRAVASGEHFYGQSIAKIIYDVYINKKHEKDNNKSKQLSKKQELTSRELQIIKLWCDGKTTKEMAKELNISHRTIESHKANILKKLEFNKFTDLIKFAIKKRIITL